The following are encoded in a window of Persicobacter psychrovividus genomic DNA:
- a CDS encoding sugar kinase, translating into MAKVVTFGEIMLRLATPGYLRFHQANEFEATYGGGESNVAVSLANYGMDAEFVTRLPKNDIGDAAIKKLRSYNVETKNIALGGDRVGIYFLETGAVARGSKVVYDRANSAIAEITPGMINWKEVFADATWFHWTGITPALSQGAADALKEALEVAQEMGITVSCDLNYRAKLWKYGKACHEVMPALVALTDVVLGNEEDAEMALHISPDGVDVTGGHVDGEAYLSVSKKIMAKFPKVKKVITTLRGSINANHNTWEGVLYDGKTLFKSARKYDITHIVDRVGGGDSFMGGLIYGLNTYTEDDQKALDFAVAASCLKHTIKGDFNLVTVDEVEKLMGGDASGRVAR; encoded by the coding sequence ATGGCAAAGGTAGTTACTTTTGGAGAGATCATGTTGCGTTTGGCAACACCTGGTTACTTGCGTTTTCACCAAGCAAATGAGTTCGAAGCAACTTACGGTGGTGGTGAGTCAAACGTAGCCGTTTCATTGGCAAATTACGGTATGGATGCAGAGTTTGTAACTCGTCTTCCAAAAAATGATATCGGTGATGCTGCGATCAAAAAATTGCGTTCTTACAACGTGGAGACTAAAAACATCGCTTTGGGCGGTGACCGCGTAGGGATCTACTTCCTGGAAACAGGTGCTGTAGCTCGTGGTTCTAAAGTCGTTTATGACCGTGCCAACTCTGCTATTGCTGAGATCACACCAGGCATGATCAACTGGAAAGAAGTTTTCGCTGATGCTACTTGGTTCCACTGGACAGGTATCACGCCAGCGTTGTCGCAAGGTGCTGCAGATGCTTTGAAAGAAGCTTTGGAAGTTGCTCAGGAAATGGGAATTACTGTTTCTTGTGATTTGAACTACCGCGCTAAATTGTGGAAATACGGAAAAGCTTGTCATGAAGTAATGCCAGCATTGGTTGCTCTGACAGACGTTGTTTTGGGTAACGAAGAAGATGCTGAAATGGCATTGCACATTTCTCCTGACGGTGTGGACGTAACAGGTGGTCATGTAGATGGCGAAGCTTACTTGTCTGTATCTAAAAAGATCATGGCTAAGTTCCCAAAAGTGAAGAAAGTAATCACTACACTTCGTGGTTCTATCAACGCCAACCACAACACTTGGGAAGGTGTATTGTATGACGGCAAAACGTTGTTCAAATCTGCTCGCAAATACGATATCACGCACATCGTTGACCGTGTAGGTGGTGGAGATTCTTTCATGGGTGGATTGATCTACGGATTGAACACTTACACGGAAGATGATCAAAAAGCTTTGGACTTCGCCGTAGCTGCTTCATGTTTGAAACACACGATCAAAGGTGATTTCAACTTGGTAACGGTTGACGAAGTAGAGAAATTGATGGGTGGTGACGCTTCAGGTCGCGTAGCTCGATAA